A window of Streptomyces sp. DG1A-41 contains these coding sequences:
- a CDS encoding SPW repeat protein: MANVSPTRGDITSHPDASEMRDRYARVLGGRDVALVDGPVFLLGLYCAASPWIVHYTTSQPPLVTHNLIMGIAIGLLALGFTRAPERMYGLSWAMCALGVWMIISPWVVGESPDTGVVWNNIIIGALAVILGLVCAGTAAKASKRS, encoded by the coding sequence ATGGCCAACGTCTCACCGACCAGAGGTGACATAACCAGCCACCCTGATGCCTCCGAGATGCGGGATCGGTACGCCCGTGTGCTCGGTGGTCGCGATGTGGCGCTCGTTGACGGACCGGTGTTCCTGCTCGGTCTGTACTGCGCGGCCTCCCCGTGGATAGTCCACTACACGACCAGCCAGCCGCCGCTCGTGACGCACAACCTGATCATGGGCATCGCCATCGGTCTGCTGGCGCTCGGGTTCACTCGCGCTCCGGAGCGTATGTACGGCCTGAGCTGGGCCATGTGCGCACTCGGGGTGTGGATGATCATCTCGCCGTGGGTCGTCGGCGAAAGCCCGGACACCGGCGTCGTATGGAACAACATCATCATCGGTGCACTGGCCGTGATTCTGGGTCTGGTGTGCGCCGGCAC